Proteins encoded within one genomic window of Esox lucius isolate fEsoLuc1 chromosome 12, fEsoLuc1.pri, whole genome shotgun sequence:
- the LOC105022775 gene encoding twist-related protein 2-like: MREDSSSCGEYPEGALVSSEEEPDSCAPNKCPVVVITPGPGGRKRVTRKDNISSPTEDSKSTTGGPPSLIPSGPKRPKKSPQASLSPLPIPGQALEDPQHQRVIANVRERQRTQSLNDAFASLRKIIPTLPSDKLSKIQILKLASRYIDFLYQVLQSDEMDAKLASCNYLAHERLSYAFSVWRMEGAWSMSATH, translated from the coding sequence ATGAGAGAGGATTCTTCTAGCTGTGGTGAATACCCTGAGGGAGCGCTAGTTTCCAGCGAGGAGGAGCCAGACTCCTGCGCTCCAAACAAATGCCCTGTGGTGGTAATAACACCAGGGCCTGGTGGGCGCAAGAGGGTCACCaggaaagacaacatttcatcgCCAACAGAGGACAGCAAGTCAACAACAGGAGGGCCTCCCAGTCTGATCCCATCTGGACCCAAGAGGCCTAAGAAGAGCCCCCAggcctccctgtctcctctccccatCCCAGGCCAGGCCTTGGAGGACCCTCAACACCAGCGGGTTATTGCCAATGTACGGGAGCGCCAACGGACGCAATCCCTAAACGACGCATTCGCCTCGCTGCGTAAGATCATCCCCACCCTGCCCTCGGACAAGCTGAGCAAGATCCAGATCCTGAAGCTGGCCTCGCGCTACATTGACTTTCTATACCAGGTCCTGCAGAGCGATGAGATGGACGCCAAGCTGGCCAGCTGTAACTACCTGGCTCACGAGAGACTCAGCTATGCATTCTCAGTGTGGAGAATGGAGGGGGCCTGGTCCATGTCCGCTACCCACTAG